A single region of the Macrobrachium rosenbergii isolate ZJJX-2024 chromosome 5, ASM4041242v1, whole genome shotgun sequence genome encodes:
- the LOC136838755 gene encoding trypsin-2-like, whose translation MLTSASYHHIFCVLAVSILLLSQRGTSDGLSFSLEDIEEAITSIIGGTIAAPGSTPWLVSLKDVRFSQPVHFCGGTILNHRWVLTAAHCIQGYDDPFQDIEVVVGDYNLDDVDLLWERRKSILDVIVHPLYNYYTREFDVVLLQVSSLISYNKRVKPLPLPPSVGAFPTIETDSDVDGATDLPPTVLGKMESSRSSCRCPVVHSPFRHSKRNFGHIAGWGSTVQSHDGAPYGVNVVHEAFVPIVKKDVCRSLYHGVFTDAMMCAGNLTYGGVDPCHGDWGGPLVDSLGYLRGVSSWSVGCGRPGHPAVYVDIHAVREWICEVIDEDNDCS comes from the exons ATGTTGACATCAGCATCATATCACC atattttctgCGTCTTGGCAGTCTCCATTTTGCTGTTATCGCAGAGAGGGACTTCGGATGGACTATCAT TTAGCTTGGAGGACATTGAGGAGGCGATCACCAGCATCATTGGAGGAACTATAGCAGCACCTG GTTCGACTCCTTGGCTGGTTTCCTTGAAGGATGTCAGATTTTCACAGCCAGTTCATTTCTGTGGGGGCACGATCCTCAACCACCGGTGGGTTCTGACGGCGGCCCATTGCATTCAAGGATATGATGACCCCTTTCAGGATATTGAG gTAGTCGTAGGTGACTATAACCTGGACGATGTCGACTTGCTTTGGGAGAGGAGGAAAAGCATTCTGGATGTGATTGTTCACCCATTGTACAATTACTACACCCGTGAATTCGACGTCGTCCTTCTCCAGGTATCCTCTTTGATTTCATACAACAAGAGAGTAAAGCCCTTACCCTTGCCTCCTTCAGTAGGAGCGTTTCCCACCATTGAGACCGACTCGGATGTAGATGGCGCCACCGACTTGCCTCCCACTGTTTTAGGGAAGATGGAGTCTTCCCGGAGCTCTTGTCGCTGTCCTGTAGTGCACTCGCCCTTTCGTCATAGTAAAAGGA ACTTCGGCCACATCGCCGGTTGGGGCAGCACAGTTCAGAGCCACGACGGTGCTCCCTACGGAGTGAATGTGGTCCATGAGGCTTTCGTCCCCATTGTCAAAAAGGACGTCTGCCGTTCCCTCTACCACGGAGTCTTCACCGACGCCATGATGTGCGCCGGAAATCTAACCTATGGGGGCGTCGATCCTTGTCAT GGAGACTGGGGAGGACCTTTAGTCGATTCCCTCGGCTACCTGAGGGGAGTATCCTCCTGGTCCGTCGGCTGCGGTCGTCCAGGGCATCCTGCCGTGTACGTGGATATCCACGCCGTGCGAGAATGGATATGCGAAGTCATCGACGAGGACAACGACTGTTCCTAG
- the LOC136838752 gene encoding trypsin II-P29-like has product MCRIYLLLLAVSLLSSFVTNSPVLDVPTTRSPAPQPTAKTNIIGGDIATPGSTPWLVSIRDTQYYPPPHFCGGTILNNFWILTTASCVTSSSYNLLVVLGEYNLDEEEGYEISRTPLLSIIHPKYTYFSTHAYNAALLLVPYFSYGERIQPASLLPKFDDKRHRLDRRFTDRMKEEEGGGKLCKTPDAKRDLQGVEGLIAGWGRTNSEEFSSVVMEANLTIQSNDFCQSAYPDDDMESLMCAADVTHGGVGACMGDSGGGLISKDGYILGIYSYAEPCASDEFPGIYVNMSAIQDWLCSIVRFPHPMSLLAETTDYRMHSYRPSLD; this is encoded by the exons ATGTGTCGCATATATCTACTTCTTCTTGCTGTCAGCCTTCTGTCAAGTTTTGTTACGAACAGCCCGGTGCTTGACGTACCCACAACAAGGTCACCTGCTCCACAGC CAACAGCGAAAACGAACATCATTGGCGGGGACATAGCGACGCCAG GATCAACGCCGTGGCTGGTCTCTATCAGAGATACCCAGTATTATCCCCCACCCCACTTCTGCGGAGGAACCATCCTCAACAACTTCTGGATCCTGACAACCGCTTCCTGCGTCACTTCGTCTTCGTACAATTTGCTG GTTGTTCTGGGCGAATACAACCTGGATGAGGAGGAAGGCTACGAGATAAGCAGGACCCCCTTGCTCTCCATTATCCATCCGAAGTATACTTACTTTAGCACACACGCTTACAACGCAGCATTGCTGCTTGTGCCTTATTTTTCTTACGGAGAGAGGATTCAGCCAGCGTCTCTTCTGCCAAAGTTTGACGATAAGAGACACAGGCTAGACCGGCGGTTCACTGACAGAATgaaagaagaggaggggggagggaagttGTGTAAGACGCCGGATGCAAAGCGGGATCTACAAGGAG TGGAAGGCCTGATCGCCGGGTGGGGTCGCACAAACTCCGAAGAGTTCTCCTCGGTCGTCATGGAGGCAAACTTAACCATCCAGTCGAACGACTTCTGCCAGAGCGCCTATCCCGACGACGACATGGAATCTCTCATGTGCGCAGCCGACGTCACACACGGCGGGGTCGGAGCTTGCATG GGTGACTCAGGAGGGGGACTGATCAGCAAGGACGGATACATTCTAGGCATCTATTCCTACGCAGAGCCCTGCGCCTCCGACGAATTCCCGGGAATATACGTCAACATGTCGGCCATTCAGGATTGGCTGTGTTCTATCGTTCGCTTTCCCCACCCGATGAGCCTGTTGGCGGAGACTACGGACTACAGAATGCACTCCTATCGTCCGTCGTTAGACTAA